A single window of Nicotiana sylvestris chromosome 3, ASM39365v2, whole genome shotgun sequence DNA harbors:
- the LOC138887078 gene encoding uncharacterized protein — MYTRFTTLTNELKSLGRIILEEEKVEKILTRVLPVSWESKITTIQESKNIATLRLDELIGNLTTYELRRQTMKMDTPKKERSLALRIAEGLDLEDDEMAMITREFKKKKEHVQPKRNKGSTKAMVAAWGETSDEDSEDEAEEEQTLMAIGESDDEQEVQVKGSSQIWYMDSGCSKHVTGNKDQFLSLEDLKGGDVSFGNGKKGEIIGVGKIGKTDSHSIENVYLIDGLKYSLISVSQLCDKGNLVAFTSTKCFVINLTTDKIVLQGKRVNNIYIVDLLLSQKMNSLA, encoded by the exons ATGTATACTAGGTTCActacactgacaaatgaacttaagtctcttggaaggattattcttgaggaagaaaaggttgagaaaatcctaacaagggttctgccagtctcatgggaaagcaaaatcacgaCCATTCAGGAATCCAAGAATATTGCTACTCTCAGACTagatgaactgattggaaatctTACTACTTacgaactgagaaggcaaaccatgaagatggatacaCCCAAGAAGGAGAGAAGCCTAgctctcagaattgctgaaggtttagatctggaagatgatgagatggctatgatcactagagagttcaaaaa gaagaaggaacatgttcaaccaaaaaggaacaaaggttcaaccaaggctatggttgctgcttggggagaaacttCAGATGAAGATTCGGAAGATGAAGCTGAAGAAGAGCAAACACTgatggccattggagaatcagatgatgaacaagaggtccAAGTGAAAgggagcagccaaatatggtacatggatagtggctgctcaaaacatgtGACTGGGAACAaggaccagttcctttcacttgaggacttaaaaggaggtGATGTCTCCTTTGGTAAtggaaagaaaggtgagatcattggggttggaaagataGGCAAAACAGATTCTCATTCCATAGAGAATGTCTacctgatagatggcttgaaatatagcctaataagTGTGTCACAATTGTGTGACAAAGGTAATCTTGTAGCttttacctctaccaaatgctttgtgattaaccttaccactgacaaaattgttttgcagggaaaaagagttaacaacatttacattgtagatttgttactctctcagaaaatgaactcacttgcttaa